Proteins from a single region of Procambarus clarkii isolate CNS0578487 chromosome 62, FALCON_Pclarkii_2.0, whole genome shotgun sequence:
- the LOC123766478 gene encoding histone H2A deubiquitinase MYSM1 isoform X2 — protein sequence MCVFMPSEQVCITTDLDDPLGLIETATTTITTTPLTPPKDRNINVESRAIRSSENDSEGFNSSSDWYVPSVGEEWVIESDGLISVNPETFKSNWKKSREAKKKTIQSKLKKKKNTSQSSQVPFKLKSPQKHSTKKNMLKITIGSNHNERERASEPENPPKKEKKNDLPRTPIPVLGQVVHLVKNEMEESDVDIDISDEEQLIITDKARSDPVVINKSEDGAYLDESSESRETTNLCEDSKTENKHQQVFTFPPPTEEKELNLNEVTDEEKRVHYEYFDGKGVKTPERYLKIRNYLISFWKQVKPRYMRKTAVRAGLKNCGDVNYIGKVHEYLEKIGAINFGCPETSYDTPLIVGVKQKERIIIPSKPVTKVDRSEMIRQKQKKKWDASMSEGGGLTISHDESGAVVDACHIPEAPRNKAGRGTGRVGGRLEQFKLIRCLEYNPDTLAPFSVVMHAHALITLDLHAHTSHAEVMGLLGGYYDPAAQTLYVTVAVPTQAVSSGVECDMCPVSQSAACTAIHEGGVQVVGWYHSHPTFPPNPSVQDVDTQNQMQQWFARQEAPFLGIIVSPFCPTNRSEASQIRCIVLDKSPHGSSVNEGLESSRSPYKLLWSVSELIPGAWEEVCQGVRSVVAGARDDSMAVEWRGEWRGQLTFWEKAIASINHHLPLHLHGPLQSVRTTFLAAVRECLDA from the coding sequence atgtgtgtgtttatgccaTCAGAACAAGTTTGCATTACCACAGACTTAGATGATCCTTTGGGTCTTATAGAAACTGCTACAACAACTATTACAACTACTCCACTGACTCCACCCAAAGATCGAAATATTAATGTTGAATCTCGGGCTATACGCTCCAGTGAAAATGACAGTGAAGGGTTTAACTCTTCAAGTGACTGGTATGTTCCATCAGTTGGAGAAGAATGGGTAATAGAGTCAGATGGTCTGATATCTGTAAATCCTGAGACTTTTAAAAGTAATTGGAAAAAGTCGCGAGAAGCAAAAAAGAAAACAATTCAAAGCAAATTAAAAAAGAAGAAAAACACATCACAAAGTTCACAGGTGCCTTTTAAATTGAAGTCTCCTCAAAAGCATTCAACAAAGAAAAATATGCTCAAAATTACAATTGGTTCAAATCATAATGAGAGAGAGCGAGCTTCAGAGCCAGAAAATCCAccaaagaaagaaaaaaagaatgACTTGCCAAGGACTCCTATACCAGTTCTGGGGCAGGTTGTTCACTTGGTTAAAAATGAAATGGAAGAAAGTGATGTTGATATTGATATTAGTGATGAAGAACAGCTGATAATTACTGATAAGGCTCGTAGTGATCCAGTAGTTATTAATAAGTCTGAAGACGGTGCTTATCTTGATGAATCTTCAGAAAGCAGAGAGACCACAAATCTGTGTGAAGATTCTAAAACAGAAAATAAACACCAGCAGGTTTTCACTTTTCCTCCTCCAACTGAAGAGAAAGAATTAAATTTAAATGAAGTTACAGATGAAGAGAAGAGAGTCCACTATGAGTATTTTGATGGTAAAGGTGTAAAAACTCCTGAAAGATACCTAAAAATAAGAAATTATCTTATTAGCTTTTGGAAACAGGTGAAACCTAGATATATGAGAAAAACAGCAGTTCGTGCTGGGTTAAAGAATTGTGGAGATGTTAACTATATAGGTAAAGTTCATGAATACCTTGAAAAGATTGGTGCTATTAATTTTGGGTGTCCAGAGACCAGTTATGATACACCATTAATTGTTGGTGTCAAACAGAAGGAGAGAATAATTATACCAAGTAAACCTGTAACAAAAGTAGATCGTTCAGAAATGATTCGACAAAAACAAAAGAAGAAATGGGATGCTTCAATGAGTGAAGGAGGTGGTCTTACAATTAGTCATGATGAATCTGGAGCAGTTGTGGATGCTTGTCATATTCCTGAAGCACCTCGCAATAAAGCAGGTCGTGGAACTGGCCGAGTTGGTGGAAGGCTAGAGCAATTTAAATTGATTCGCTGTCTAGAATATAACCCAGACACTTTAGCTCCATTTTCTGTTGTCATGCATGCTCATGCATTAATTACACTAGATCTCCATGCCCACACATCCCATGCTGAAGTGATGGGGTTACTAGGTGGCTATTATGATCCTGCTGCACAGACACTTTATGTGACTGTTGCAGTACCCACCCAAGCAGTTAGTTCTGGTGTGGAGTGTGATATGTGCCCTGTATCTCAGAGTGCTGCATGTACTGCTATTCACGAGGGTGGTGTACAAGTAGTAGGCTGGTACCACTCGCATCCAACTTTTCCACCTAATCCATCTGTTCAAGATGTTGACACCCAAAATCAGATGCAGCAGTGGTTTGCACGGCAAGAGGCTCCATTCTTAGGCATTATAGTAAGTCCCTTTTGTCCCACAAATCGCAGTGAAGCTTCTCAGATTCGTTGTATTGTGTTAGATAAATCTCCACATGGTAGCTCTGTGAACGAAGGGCTAGAATCATCCCGCTCCCCATATAAGTTGCTCTGGTCTGTAAGTGAGCTAATTCCTGGTGCATGGGAAGAAGTCTGCCAAGGTGTAAGATCAGTAGTTGCAGGAGCTAGAGATGATTCCATGGCTGTAGAGTGGAGAGGAGAGTGGCGTGGGCAGTTGACTTTCTGGGAAAAAGCCATAGCCTCTATAAATCATCATCTGCCGTTGCATCTGCACGGACCATTGCAGTCCGTTCGAACCACTTTTCTTGCTGCTGTTAGAGAGTGCTTGGATGCTTAG